A part of Anaerotignum faecicola genomic DNA contains:
- a CDS encoding helix-turn-helix transcriptional regulator, with translation MTKKEFAAALDSALKAVRKEYGFTQEKMAAVLGISKKTLVEIEKGRSSLGWTGAAAFAAIFRESCILQAQFGGDLDDLVEALAFAEAEPQYPKTMGGRVWWREIWKEKGYRIQQNVVSGHFRLLDRENRRLMASFTLERVMERLKEELQ, from the coding sequence ATGACGAAGAAGGAATTTGCCGCGGCACTGGACAGTGCATTGAAGGCGGTGCGGAAGGAATATGGATTTACGCAGGAAAAAATGGCGGCGGTGCTTGGGATTTCCAAAAAGACCCTTGTGGAGATTGAGAAGGGGCGCAGCTCTCTGGGATGGACGGGTGCGGCGGCATTTGCGGCAATTTTCCGCGAAAGCTGTATTTTGCAGGCGCAGTTCGGCGGAGATTTGGATGATTTGGTGGAGGCGCTTGCCTTTGCGGAGGCAGAGCCGCAGTACCCGAAAACAATGGGCGGAAGGGTCTGGTGGAGAGAGATATGGAAGGAGAAGGGGTATCGGATACAGCAGAATGTGGTTTCGGGGCATTTTCGCTTACTGGATAGAGAGAATCGGCGGCTGATGGCTTCGTTTACACTGGAGCGAGTGATGGAGCGGTTAAAAGAGGAATTGCAGTAA
- a CDS encoding ABC transporter ATP-binding protein codes for MMLEFKNVSFRYAVDEFPMMENLSFSVEAGDFVSIIGASGCGKSTIFRLINGLEQLQEGEILVNGRPIREQKQYSAFMPQKDLLFPWRTIEKNICLPMELAGVPAAEQAKRCKEVLAQVGLSEYMKKYPKDLSGGMKQRVSFARTLLSGADMLLLDEPFSALDYLTRVEMQEWLLEQWEHYHKTILFITHDVEEAVFLSKKIFVIQDRPFSSMEMVEVPLPAHRDRNDLKKPEIVDLKERLIGKLRRSVRL; via the coding sequence ATGATGTTGGAATTTAAAAATGTTTCCTTCCGCTATGCGGTGGACGAGTTCCCCATGATGGAGAACCTTTCCTTTTCCGTAGAGGCGGGGGATTTCGTTTCGATCATCGGGGCGAGCGGCTGTGGCAAAAGCACGATTTTCCGTTTAATCAACGGATTGGAGCAGCTGCAGGAGGGCGAGATTTTGGTGAACGGGAGACCCATCCGTGAGCAGAAGCAATACAGTGCCTTTATGCCGCAGAAGGATTTGCTTTTTCCATGGCGGACGATTGAGAAAAATATCTGTTTGCCGATGGAGCTGGCAGGTGTGCCTGCGGCGGAACAGGCGAAGCGCTGCAAGGAGGTTTTGGCACAGGTCGGACTTTCGGAATATATGAAAAAATACCCGAAGGATTTATCCGGCGGCATGAAGCAGAGGGTTTCCTTTGCGCGCACGCTGCTTTCGGGGGCGGATATGCTCCTGCTGGATGAGCCGTTTTCCGCACTGGACTACCTGACGAGGGTGGAAATGCAGGAATGGCTGTTGGAGCAATGGGAGCATTACCATAAGACGATTCTTTTTATCACGCATGACGTAGAGGAGGCGGTATTCCTGTCGAAGAAAATTTTTGTGATACAGGACAGACCGTTTTCTTCGATGGAGATGGTAGAGGTGCCCTTGCCTGCCCATCGGGACAGAAATGATTTGAAAAAGCCCGAAATCGTCGATTTGAAGGAACGACTGATTGGGAAGCTGAGAAGGAGTGTGCGCTTATGA
- a CDS encoding threonine/serine exporter family protein: protein MNTTLFFYLVHPLVALFASVGYAIVCNAPRKEIPYCGLTAFLCWLVYQLVLRHDGSSFLATLLATFAATGFARFLSYHRMLPTIVYHIPGILPLVPGAAVYRCITSAMESRVLETTANILTALKLAGAIGIGSVIILVLPQAWFSFFPRLKRKNS, encoded by the coding sequence ATGAATACAACCTTGTTTTTCTATCTTGTGCATCCCTTGGTTGCACTCTTTGCAAGCGTAGGCTATGCCATCGTCTGCAATGCCCCCCGGAAGGAAATCCCCTATTGCGGGCTGACCGCCTTCCTCTGCTGGCTGGTGTATCAGCTTGTCCTTCGGCATGATGGCTCGTCCTTTCTGGCAACGCTTCTGGCAACCTTTGCCGCAACAGGCTTTGCGCGCTTTCTTTCCTACCACCGCATGCTCCCGACGATTGTCTATCATATCCCCGGCATCCTGCCTCTGGTACCCGGTGCGGCGGTCTATCGCTGCATCACCTCTGCCATGGAAAGCCGCGTGCTGGAAACAACCGCAAATATTCTGACTGCGCTAAAGCTGGCAGGTGCCATCGGCATCGGCTCTGTTATCATTCTGGTTCTGCCGCAGGCATGGTTCTCTTTCTTCCCCAGATTGAAGAGAAAAAACAGCTGA
- a CDS encoding phosphatase PAP2 family protein, producing the protein MERFFEMEGQLLLWIREVFASPVMDKIMIFISSLANKGMLWIGIGVVLLLLGVKGRKWSNRGLLVLLSLAFNMVICNLLLKPLVARTRPYDLLGYEILVRRLGDYSFPSGHTSASFAAATAIYAIDRRWGAAAYVLAALIGFSRLYLGVHFPTDVLAGAVVGILAAKAAQCLLEKKMHFNK; encoded by the coding sequence ATGGAACGGTTTTTTGAGATGGAAGGGCAGCTTTTGCTTTGGATACGGGAGGTTTTTGCAAGCCCTGTTATGGATAAAATTATGATTTTTATTTCCTCTCTGGCGAACAAGGGGATGCTCTGGATTGGGATTGGCGTGGTGCTTCTGCTGCTTGGCGTAAAGGGACGAAAATGGAGCAATCGCGGGCTACTGGTGCTGCTTTCTCTGGCATTCAATATGGTTATCTGCAATCTTCTGCTGAAGCCCTTGGTGGCGCGCACGCGACCGTATGACCTGCTGGGGTACGAGATTCTGGTGCGCAGGCTGGGGGATTATTCCTTTCCTTCCGGACACACCTCGGCATCCTTTGCGGCGGCAACGGCGATTTATGCCATTGACCGCAGATGGGGAGCGGCGGCGTATGTGCTGGCGGCACTGATTGGATTTTCCCGTCTGTATTTGGGGGTACACTTTCCGACGGACGTTCTGGCAGGGGCGGTTGTAGGGATTCTGGCGGCAAAGGCGGCGCAGTGTCTTTTGGAGAAAAAAATGCATTTCAATAAATAA
- a CDS encoding threonine/serine exporter family protein, whose protein sequence is MDNDTKLINLALDAGEIMLKNGAETFRVQDTMKRILSTTGREKIEATAISTALIVTLPREEKGPLSMMRGVRTRTINFEKVCEVNDMSRAFVSGKISLDEAIERLKEIHQFSFYPLPIRVFGYGLISGCCSFLDTPFFLDGCIAFVIGLFLGCLDIWLGKKKIPYFFGPFLGGVAAACLTCLIQPRFPSAHIGTIIIGSIMPLLPGMTFAKSMRDLLEGNLISGYTKAVEALVVACSLAGGVGLTLSYFM, encoded by the coding sequence ATGGATAACGATACGAAGCTTATCAATCTCGCTCTGGATGCAGGCGAAATCATGCTGAAAAACGGCGCAGAAACCTTCCGTGTGCAGGATACCATGAAACGGATTCTCTCCACCACAGGCAGAGAAAAAATCGAAGCAACCGCCATCTCCACCGCCCTCATCGTCACCCTCCCGCGCGAGGAAAAGGGCCCCCTTTCCATGATGCGCGGTGTCCGCACCCGTACCATCAATTTTGAAAAGGTCTGCGAGGTCAATGATATGTCCCGCGCCTTTGTTTCGGGCAAAATCTCTCTGGATGAGGCCATTGAGCGTCTGAAGGAAATCCATCAGTTTTCCTTCTATCCCCTCCCGATTCGTGTTTTCGGCTACGGTCTGATTTCGGGCTGCTGCTCCTTTCTGGATACGCCCTTCTTTCTGGATGGCTGCATTGCCTTTGTCATCGGGCTGTTTTTAGGCTGTCTGGATATCTGGCTTGGCAAAAAGAAAATCCCCTATTTCTTCGGGCCGTTTCTGGGTGGTGTTGCGGCAGCATGCCTTACCTGCCTCATTCAGCCGCGCTTCCCCTCGGCGCATATCGGCACCATCATCATCGGCAGCATTATGCCGCTTCTGCCGGGTATGACCTTCGCAAAATCCATGCGTGACCTGCTCGAAGGCAACCTTATCAGCGGCTACACCAAGGCAGTCGAGGCTCTTGTCGTTGCCTGCTCTTTGGCAGGCGGTGTCGGTCTGACCCTGTCCTATTTCATGTAA
- the tenA gene encoding thiaminase II yields the protein MSLTDRLYAVAKPIWEGYLEQPFVKELGEGTLREDRFRFYMVQDYRYLLQYAKVFAMGVVKTEDEALMTRFSYMVHDTLDGEMNIHKAYMSRLGITEQEVATTKSTLTNQSYTSYMLDEAYKGGPLEILVAVLSCAWSYQMIGEHHQHVPGALEHPLYGEWVRGYCSKEYCETTQEIIDLVNELGKDISAEREAHLKEIFENCSRYEAMFWDMAYEEIPE from the coding sequence ATGAGCTTGACAGACAGATTATATGCAGTGGCAAAGCCTATCTGGGAAGGGTATCTGGAGCAGCCCTTTGTAAAGGAGCTGGGCGAAGGGACACTGCGCGAGGACAGATTCCGTTTTTATATGGTGCAGGATTATCGTTATCTTTTGCAGTATGCGAAGGTATTTGCGATGGGCGTGGTGAAAACAGAGGACGAGGCACTGATGACACGCTTCTCCTATATGGTGCATGACACACTGGACGGGGAGATGAATATTCATAAGGCGTATATGTCCCGTCTGGGGATTACGGAGCAGGAGGTAGCAACCACAAAATCCACACTGACGAACCAGTCCTACACCTCCTATATGCTGGATGAGGCATATAAGGGCGGCCCTCTGGAGATTCTGGTGGCGGTGCTTTCCTGCGCATGGAGCTATCAGATGATTGGGGAGCACCATCAGCATGTACCGGGGGCATTGGAGCATCCTTTGTACGGCGAATGGGTGCGCGGCTATTGCAGCAAGGAATACTGCGAAACCACACAGGAAATCATTGATCTGGTAAACGAGCTGGGGAAGGATATTTCTGCGGAAAGAGAAGCGCATCTGAAGGAGATTTTTGAAAACTGCAGCCGCTATGAGGCAATGTTCTGGGATATGGCTTATGAGGAAATCCCTGAATAA
- a CDS encoding ABC transporter permease: protein MKRNISSLILVFILLLFWQGAAMGINAAYILPSPTQILVRLWELRTPLFLVHLPATMGVTALGLCISVVLGLLLAISMDWNPRLEKTLYPVIIASQTIPTTALAPLFILWFGYGIWSKVLVTILMTFFPIAITVFDGLKGTKREMEELLFTYGATKKDIFLKLKLPTALPHFFSAIKMSVPMSVIGAAIAEWLGAQKGLGYFSKRMMTQLDGAGVFAPVVLLSVVAMVAVGIITLIEKKIITWRKEL, encoded by the coding sequence ATGAAACGAAACATTTCTTCTTTGATACTGGTATTTATCCTCCTGCTTTTCTGGCAGGGGGCGGCAATGGGCATCAATGCGGCGTATATCCTGCCCTCGCCCACGCAGATTCTGGTGCGGCTGTGGGAGCTGAGAACGCCCCTGTTTTTGGTGCATTTGCCGGCAACGATGGGCGTTACCGCACTGGGACTTTGCATTTCCGTGGTGCTGGGGCTTTTGCTTGCGATTTCGATGGACTGGAATCCGAGACTGGAAAAAACGCTTTACCCCGTTATCATTGCCTCCCAGACGATTCCCACAACGGCCCTTGCGCCGCTGTTTATCCTCTGGTTTGGCTATGGCATTTGGAGCAAGGTACTTGTGACAATTCTGATGACGTTTTTCCCGATTGCGATTACCGTTTTTGACGGTCTGAAAGGGACGAAGCGGGAAATGGAGGAGTTGCTTTTTACCTACGGTGCAACAAAAAAGGATATTTTTTTAAAGCTGAAGCTGCCGACGGCTCTGCCGCATTTCTTTTCCGCAATTAAGATGTCCGTGCCGATGAGCGTGATCGGGGCGGCAATCGCGGAATGGCTTGGGGCGCAGAAGGGGCTTGGCTATTTCAGCAAACGAATGATGACACAGCTGGACGGTGCAGGGGTTTTTGCGCCTGTGGTATTGCTGTCCGTTGTGGCAATGGTGGCAGTTGGCATCATTACCCTGATAGAAAAGAAAATCATCACATGGAGAAAAGAGCTGTAA
- a CDS encoding ABC transporter substrate-binding protein, translating to MKKKLMALGMAAVLAFGAAGCGGGTDAKTDDTALEDFNIVLDWYPNAIHSFLYVAQEKGYFADEGLNLVINFPANTNDGISMPAAGKADIGIYYLQDAIQTAVEENVPIVSVGAVTQSSLNVVISLAKSGIKGAEDLAGKKIGYSGTALSEAQIASMLKNVGLSADDCQFVDVGFDLLTATTTGQVDATTGNMVNHEVPQLEEEGFDINYFYPTDYGVPQSYELVFLAGKNAVDKNPEKIEKFLRACRKGFDFMKENPEEALQILLDHQNEENFPLSKTVETKSMEILLPVMETEDAKFLSQDVSVWQNNADWMYENGILKEKTDVSFLVKNLLDE from the coding sequence ATGAAAAAGAAACTGATGGCACTTGGCATGGCGGCGGTGCTGGCATTCGGTGCGGCAGGCTGCGGCGGCGGAACCGATGCAAAAACGGATGATACGGCTCTGGAGGATTTCAACATTGTTCTGGACTGGTATCCCAATGCGATTCATTCTTTCCTGTATGTAGCGCAGGAGAAGGGCTATTTTGCGGACGAAGGACTGAACCTGGTTATCAACTTCCCTGCCAACACAAATGACGGCATTTCCATGCCGGCGGCAGGCAAGGCGGATATCGGGATTTACTATTTGCAGGACGCAATCCAGACGGCAGTAGAGGAGAATGTTCCGATTGTTTCTGTCGGTGCAGTGACACAAAGCTCTCTGAATGTTGTGATTTCCCTTGCAAAAAGCGGCATCAAGGGTGCGGAGGATCTGGCAGGCAAGAAAATCGGCTATAGCGGTACGGCTCTTTCTGAGGCACAGATTGCATCTATGCTGAAAAACGTAGGGCTGTCTGCGGATGACTGCCAGTTTGTAGATGTTGGCTTCGACCTTTTGACAGCAACCACAACCGGACAGGTGGATGCAACCACAGGCAACATGGTAAACCACGAGGTACCGCAGTTGGAGGAGGAAGGCTTTGATATCAACTATTTCTACCCCACCGATTACGGCGTTCCCCAGAGCTATGAGCTGGTATTTTTGGCAGGGAAGAATGCAGTGGATAAAAATCCTGAAAAAATCGAGAAATTCCTGCGTGCCTGCCGCAAGGGCTTTGACTTCATGAAGGAAAACCCTGAGGAAGCATTGCAGATTCTGCTTGACCACCAGAATGAGGAAAACTTCCCGCTTTCCAAAACAGTGGAAACAAAGAGCATGGAAATTCTGCTGCCTGTAATGGAAACAGAGGATGCGAAGTTCCTGTCTCAGGATGTTTCCGTATGGCAGAATAATGCGGATTGGATGTATGAAAATGGGATTCTGAAGGAAAAGACGGATGTTTCCTTCCTGGTAAAAAATTTATTGGATGAATAA
- a CDS encoding ECF transporter S component encodes MKTKELCIHGLLIALVAVCTMVFQIPVSATQGYVHLGDSMILLVGVFFGARYGMVAGGIGSALADVLSGYSHWAPFTLIIKGLMGWLIGKIASGAGSRAKFYTGRNLLAAFVGVAWMVFGYFIGGGILKSSFAVAATSIPENIVQGVAGAVIFFVVGAAFHKANIYKIVSEQQ; translated from the coding sequence ATGAAAACGAAAGAGCTTTGTATTCACGGCTTGCTGATTGCTTTGGTGGCAGTCTGCACGATGGTATTCCAGATTCCTGTTTCCGCAACACAGGGCTATGTACACCTGGGGGACAGCATGATTCTTCTGGTCGGGGTATTCTTCGGGGCAAGATACGGCATGGTTGCCGGCGGTATTGGCTCCGCACTGGCGGATGTTCTGAGCGGCTACAGCCATTGGGCACCCTTTACGCTGATTATCAAGGGTCTGATGGGCTGGCTGATTGGTAAGATTGCATCCGGCGCAGGCAGCAGAGCGAAATTCTACACAGGGCGCAACCTGTTGGCGGCTTTTGTTGGCGTTGCATGGATGGTATTCGGCTACTTTATCGGCGGCGGTATTTTGAAGAGCAGCTTTGCGGTAGCGGCAACCTCTATTCCCGAAAACATTGTACAGGGCGTAGCAGGTGCAGTGATTTTCTTTGTGGTAGGCGCAGCGTTCCACAAGGCGAATATTTATAAGATAGTTTCAGAACAACAATAA
- the ychF gene encoding redox-regulated ATPase YchF — MKLGIVGLPNVGKSTLFNSMTLGKAEAANYPFCTIDPNVGVVPVPDERLARLTEMYDSAKTTPAVIEFVDIAGLVRGASKGEGLGNKFLSHIREVDAICHVVRCFEDTNVVHVDGSIDPIRDIETINLELIFSDIEILERRISKTVKLAKQDKSLQRELDILLKLKEALEAGKSARSVEFDAPEDYEFVQTLTLLTAKPVLYAANVTEEDLADDGASNEFVGRVREYAAAEHNEVFVLCAKIEEEISDLDEADKKEFLAELGVETSGLDRLIAASYKLLGLISYLTAGPQESRAWTITKGTKAPQAAGKIHSDFERGFIRAEVVHYDDLMRLGSYNAAKEQGLVRSEGKEYVMKDGDVVLFRFNV, encoded by the coding sequence ATGAAATTAGGTATCGTAGGTCTGCCCAACGTGGGCAAAAGCACCTTATTTAATTCTATGACACTGGGCAAGGCAGAGGCAGCCAATTACCCCTTCTGCACCATCGACCCCAACGTGGGTGTGGTTCCCGTCCCCGATGAGCGTCTGGCAAGGCTGACAGAAATGTACGATTCCGCAAAAACAACACCCGCGGTAATCGAATTTGTCGATATCGCAGGTCTGGTACGCGGTGCATCCAAGGGCGAGGGCCTTGGCAATAAGTTCCTCAGCCATATCCGCGAGGTGGATGCCATCTGTCATGTTGTCCGCTGCTTTGAGGACACAAACGTTGTCCATGTGGACGGCTCTATCGACCCCATCCGTGATATTGAGACCATCAATCTGGAGTTGATTTTCTCCGATATCGAAATTCTGGAGCGCCGCATTTCCAAAACCGTCAAGCTGGCAAAGCAGGATAAATCCCTGCAAAGAGAACTGGATATTCTCTTAAAGCTGAAGGAAGCGCTGGAGGCAGGCAAGTCCGCAAGAAGCGTGGAATTTGATGCCCCCGAAGATTATGAATTCGTGCAGACCCTGACGCTTCTGACCGCAAAGCCCGTGCTTTATGCCGCAAATGTCACAGAGGAGGATCTGGCGGATGACGGTGCATCCAACGAATTTGTCGGCAGAGTCAGAGAATATGCCGCCGCAGAGCATAACGAGGTATTCGTGCTGTGCGCAAAAATCGAGGAGGAAATCTCCGATTTGGACGAAGCGGACAAAAAGGAATTCCTTGCCGAGCTGGGCGTGGAAACCAGTGGTCTGGATCGCCTGATTGCCGCAAGCTATAAGCTTCTGGGCTTAATCAGCTATCTGACCGCAGGGCCGCAGGAATCCCGCGCGTGGACCATCACCAAGGGCACAAAGGCACCGCAGGCGGCAGGCAAAATCCACTCCGATTTTGAGCGCGGCTTCATCCGTGCAGAGGTTGTGCATTATGATGACCTCATGCGTCTGGGCTCCTATAATGCCGCAAAGGAACAGGGCTTAGTCCGCTCCGAGGGCAAGGAATATGTGATGAAGGACGGCGACGTAGTGCTGTTCCGCTTCAATGTATAA
- a CDS encoding S-layer homology domain-containing protein, whose protein sequence is MKRKFALILSAVMAASSLPLTAYAANFKDINNVPWAGAETVINSVADKGLLSGYEDGTFRAKNNVTYCEAMQMVYNVLVKTGVAKSMDAVEAYAYMGTLDTYQVPKWAQMAVAYGLKNGIIDMQLVATKFAGGNTAATREDVALLFGNALGMYYDKEKDAAEAKKFADYWSISGERLVQIDLLKRLGVVSGDNYNNFNPKKNINRAEMAVMLNKTNSILTEGVEESGTITKINVNEGKYYYIQVSLDKGGTEGIQATLGEFPVYVGNTTETISLSKLSEGDKVSMVLSGGKITALRQTKGTTNQEKYDLTGYVTAYKDEKISFDNENTGESLSLKLEGDAKIYVGGEKVSRTQMKQLLEDHPNQYAFAGINTTIEREKVNGSYQDVTHVQEMYITFMDEYTTSGEVDTFNTNSVVVKLNGSGKENYYFADNCVFYIGDTKSTAAALKKMADEGTTYVKLTKNANGKVSKIIMSEDTFAENKKDTSKVYTVKSFTTKKMILTLNGEETTYNFGSANPVENIQFYKFAYDSDQSPKDGDWEELKNVTAAESFVDNADADDDTVYCKFVLNRSGKLTGVYLSGYARAWSVASDEKTERKGTVASIQNDVLKFKTSSNTYTLQTRYADGDIKIGSTETASKKLLTRFANDPAIELYAEIVADGSNKILEVDARLTAARGKLVELDREDKIIKIETPDGGEYKLKTTIKPKLKDEDDDTFTLDDVATAKYAGEPIKLGFNSSGVVNEIALENGPNSTNGSVRVKGIATAADDGLKLEGSSKTYTWLSNKKTNLRVYGSPTESLDTVKKMIEDDKVKVYVEASLDDDNRVEKLTVYVREAAGELTSCDESYVRIKTASGNKFSFALPAKLKSCNVKGLNQKNLKDGDADNRGYHVKLTFGTDGVVSNIANS, encoded by the coding sequence ATGAAGCGCAAGTTCGCGTTAATCCTGTCTGCGGTGATGGCAGCTTCCAGCCTGCCCTTGACAGCCTATGCGGCAAATTTCAAGGACATCAACAATGTGCCTTGGGCAGGGGCGGAAACAGTCATCAACAGTGTGGCGGACAAGGGTCTTTTAAGCGGCTATGAGGACGGTACCTTCCGTGCGAAAAACAACGTGACCTACTGTGAGGCAATGCAGATGGTTTACAATGTGCTGGTGAAAACAGGGGTTGCAAAATCCATGGATGCGGTGGAGGCGTATGCCTACATGGGTACGCTGGATACATATCAGGTGCCGAAGTGGGCGCAGATGGCAGTTGCCTATGGGCTGAAGAACGGCATCATCGACATGCAGCTGGTGGCAACAAAATTTGCAGGCGGCAACACAGCGGCAACGAGAGAGGATGTTGCGCTGCTGTTCGGCAATGCGCTTGGGATGTATTACGACAAGGAAAAGGATGCGGCAGAGGCAAAGAAGTTTGCGGATTACTGGAGCATTTCCGGCGAGAGACTGGTGCAGATTGACCTTCTGAAAAGACTGGGCGTTGTGAGTGGGGACAACTACAACAACTTCAACCCCAAGAAGAACATCAACCGTGCGGAAATGGCTGTTATGCTGAACAAGACAAACAGCATCCTGACAGAGGGCGTTGAGGAAAGCGGCACGATTACGAAAATCAATGTAAATGAAGGGAAATATTATTACATTCAGGTGAGCCTGGATAAGGGCGGCACAGAAGGCATCCAGGCTACTCTGGGCGAATTCCCCGTTTATGTAGGCAATACGACAGAAACTATCTCTCTGAGCAAGCTGAGCGAAGGGGATAAGGTTTCGATGGTACTCAGCGGCGGCAAGATTACTGCGCTGAGACAGACAAAGGGTACAACCAATCAGGAAAAATATGACCTAACAGGCTATGTGACGGCATATAAGGATGAAAAGATTTCCTTTGATAATGAAAATACAGGAGAATCTCTGAGTTTGAAGCTGGAAGGCGATGCAAAAATCTATGTGGGCGGGGAAAAGGTTTCTCGGACACAGATGAAACAGCTCTTGGAGGATCACCCTAATCAGTATGCTTTTGCAGGCATTAACACAACAATCGAGAGGGAAAAGGTAAACGGCAGTTATCAGGATGTGACACATGTACAGGAAATGTATATCACATTTATGGATGAATACACAACCTCCGGCGAGGTGGATACCTTTAATACAAACAGCGTGGTTGTAAAGCTGAACGGCAGCGGCAAGGAAAATTATTATTTTGCAGATAACTGTGTATTTTATATCGGCGACACAAAGAGCACGGCAGCGGCGCTGAAAAAGATGGCAGACGAGGGCACAACCTATGTGAAGCTGACAAAGAATGCAAATGGCAAGGTATCCAAGATTATTATGTCCGAGGACACCTTTGCGGAAAACAAGAAGGACACAAGCAAGGTTTATACGGTAAAAAGCTTTACCACAAAGAAGATGATTCTGACACTGAACGGGGAGGAAACTACATATAATTTTGGCTCTGCAAATCCGGTAGAAAATATTCAGTTCTACAAATTTGCGTATGATTCTGATCAGAGTCCGAAGGATGGCGACTGGGAAGAACTGAAAAACGTAACTGCGGCGGAAAGTTTTGTGGACAATGCGGATGCAGATGATGATACTGTATACTGCAAGTTTGTGCTGAACCGTAGTGGCAAGCTGACAGGTGTTTATCTTTCCGGGTATGCAAGAGCGTGGTCTGTTGCCAGCGATGAAAAGACAGAGCGCAAGGGTACGGTTGCATCCATTCAGAATGACGTGTTGAAATTTAAGACTTCTTCCAACACATATACATTACAGACCAGATATGCAGACGGGGATATTAAGATTGGCAGTACGGAAACCGCATCCAAAAAGCTGCTGACAAGATTCGCAAATGACCCTGCAATAGAACTGTATGCAGAAATCGTTGCGGACGGCAGCAACAAGATTCTGGAGGTTGACGCAAGACTGACAGCGGCAAGAGGTAAGCTTGTGGAACTCGACAGAGAGGATAAAATTATCAAGATTGAAACACCCGACGGCGGAGAATATAAGCTGAAAACAACCATCAAGCCGAAGCTGAAGGATGAGGATGACGATACCTTTACACTGGATGATGTTGCAACGGCAAAATATGCAGGCGAGCCAATTAAGCTTGGCTTTAACAGCAGCGGTGTGGTAAATGAGATTGCACTGGAGAATGGCCCTAACAGTACAAACGGCTCTGTCAGAGTGAAAGGCATTGCGACAGCGGCAGATGATGGTTTGAAACTGGAAGGCAGCAGTAAAACCTATACATGGCTCAGCAACAAGAAAACAAACCTGCGCGTTTACGGTTCTCCCACAGAATCTCTGGATACAGTGAAGAAGATGATTGAAGATGATAAGGTAAAGGTTTATGTGGAAGCATCTCTGGATGATGATAACAGAGTGGAAAAGCTGACGGTTTATGTGAGAGAGGCGGCAGGTGAGCTGACCTCCTGTGATGAAAGCTATGTGCGCATCAAAACTGCAAGCGGCAATAAATTCTCCTTTGCACTGCCTGCGAAGCTGAAAAGCTGTAATGTGAAGGGATTGAATCAGAAGAACTTGAAAGACGGCGATGCGGACAACAGAGGCTATCATGTTAAGCTGACATTTGGCACAGACGGCGTAGTAAGCAATATTGCAAACAGCTAA
- a CDS encoding threonine/serine exporter family protein has product MDYDTQLINLALDAGEIMLASGAETFRVQDTMQRILSVSGKEKIEALAMCTLLMVTLPREEKGPLSMARAVKNRDLNFEKICAVNDMSRAFVSGKISVTEALDHCQEIHHAPNFKFSTRVLGYAISGAGFAFMVGGSVQDFLVSFVIALLMGCTLVYLESKKIPFFVAPLMGGLVTGLAACMAHALLPATQLDKLIIGTMKVLLPGLALSKAMRDLLEGNLISGNSKVVEVLLIACSIAAGVAVALALFQMTE; this is encoded by the coding sequence ATGGATTATGATACCCAACTGATTAACCTTGCCCTTGATGCAGGCGAAATCATGCTTGCCTCAGGCGCGGAAACCTTCCGTGTGCAGGACACCATGCAGCGGATTCTCTCCGTTTCCGGCAAGGAAAAAATAGAAGCCCTGGCAATGTGTACCCTTCTGATGGTCACCTTGCCACGAGAGGAAAAGGGTCCTCTCTCTATGGCGCGCGCCGTCAAAAACCGCGATTTGAATTTTGAAAAAATCTGCGCCGTCAATGATATGTCCCGCGCCTTCGTCTCCGGCAAAATCAGCGTCACCGAAGCCTTAGACCACTGCCAAGAAATTCATCACGCACCCAACTTCAAATTCAGCACCCGTGTGCTTGGCTATGCCATCAGCGGCGCAGGCTTCGCCTTTATGGTCGGCGGCTCTGTGCAGGATTTTCTGGTATCCTTCGTCATTGCCCTTCTCATGGGCTGTACACTGGTCTATCTGGAGAGCAAGAAGATTCCCTTCTTTGTCGCCCCCCTGATGGGCGGTCTGGTTACGGGGCTTGCCGCCTGCATGGCGCATGCGCTCCTTCCTGCCACCCAGCTGGATAAGCTGATTATCGGTACCATGAAGGTGCTTCTGCCGGGGCTTGCGCTTTCCAAGGCAATGCGAGATTTGCTTGAGGGCAACCTCATCAGCGGCAATTCCAAGGTAGTTGAGGTTCTGCTCATTGCCTGCTCCATCGCCGCAGGGGTTGCTGTTGCGCTGGCGCTGTTTCAAATGACTGAATGA